One genomic window of Micromonospora sp. WMMD1128 includes the following:
- a CDS encoding N-acyl homoserine lactonase family protein, with product MTANVITPILVGVAPDVDKSAFLWGMQAGQRVDSPSIIWAVTGGWGTLVMDTGSGTPEWVSAHHRPFRRTPEQEPLRALTDAGVDPASVRTVLLSHLHYDHCANNSLFSAAQFVAHRAEVAYATAPYPVHGAVYEAPTTGLTPQWMGVAGRLRLVDGDVDLAPGVRAIHLPGHAPGMMGLAVETRTGRYVLAGDHCSLRENWEGIGSHRHIPSRTYVDLGDYYRSYEKIEGLDATVLPGHDIRVFDQKSYG from the coding sequence GTGACCGCCAACGTCATCACCCCCATCCTGGTCGGCGTCGCGCCGGACGTGGACAAGTCCGCGTTCCTCTGGGGCATGCAGGCCGGTCAACGGGTCGACAGTCCCAGCATCATCTGGGCGGTGACCGGCGGCTGGGGCACGCTCGTGATGGACACCGGCTCCGGGACGCCCGAGTGGGTGAGCGCCCACCACCGCCCGTTCCGTCGCACCCCGGAGCAGGAGCCGCTCCGCGCGCTCACCGACGCGGGTGTCGACCCGGCGTCGGTGCGCACCGTGCTGCTCTCCCACCTGCACTACGACCACTGCGCCAACAACAGCCTGTTCAGCGCGGCCCAGTTCGTGGCGCACCGCGCGGAGGTCGCCTACGCGACCGCACCGTACCCGGTGCACGGCGCGGTCTACGAAGCGCCGACCACCGGCCTCACGCCACAGTGGATGGGTGTGGCCGGACGGCTGCGCCTCGTCGACGGGGACGTCGACCTGGCACCCGGCGTACGGGCGATCCACCTGCCCGGACACGCGCCCGGCATGATGGGCCTCGCCGTGGAGACCCGGACCGGCCGGTACGTCCTCGCGGGCGACCACTGCTCGCTGCGGGAGAACTGGGAAGGCATCGGATCGCACCGGCACATCCCGTCGCGGACCTACGTCGACCTGGGCGACTACTACCGGTCGTACGAGAAGATCGAAGGTCTCGACGCGACCGTGCTTCCGGGCCACGACATCCGGGTCTTCGATCAGAAGTCGTACGGATGA
- a CDS encoding ABC transporter permease produces MTDISLNTRNPSLADSSVSTRSSKARRRRELLIGFVRTIAVLGAGVLIWHLVVTGFDVKPIIIPSPAAVWDAWWTGWTTPGLAGFAENAQATLIAIVLGFTIGTIVGLLLGFLISQAPVIDKILYPYIAMFNAVPKVAIAPLFVLWFGFGLESKVFLTVTVTFFPIMINSMAGFRSVEKDKRDLFRSIQAGRLQTFRMLTLPAAMPFLFAALEVGIVYSIISAIVGEFVGAQRGLGVQLLNANNNLATAAVFAILLNLAILGLIALYGLRAIRKRVLFWEGGR; encoded by the coding sequence GTGACCGACATCTCGCTGAACACGAGGAACCCGTCCCTCGCCGACTCGTCGGTGTCGACCCGGTCAAGCAAGGCGCGACGCCGCCGGGAGCTGCTGATCGGGTTCGTACGCACCATCGCGGTGCTCGGCGCCGGCGTGCTGATCTGGCACCTGGTGGTGACCGGGTTCGACGTGAAGCCGATCATCATCCCGAGCCCGGCGGCGGTCTGGGACGCGTGGTGGACCGGGTGGACGACACCGGGTCTGGCCGGCTTCGCCGAGAACGCCCAGGCGACACTCATCGCCATCGTGCTGGGCTTCACCATCGGCACCATCGTCGGACTGCTGCTCGGGTTCCTCATCTCGCAGGCGCCGGTGATCGACAAGATCCTCTACCCGTACATCGCGATGTTCAACGCGGTGCCCAAGGTGGCCATCGCGCCGCTCTTCGTGTTGTGGTTCGGGTTCGGGCTCGAGTCGAAGGTGTTCCTGACCGTCACCGTGACCTTCTTCCCCATCATGATCAACTCGATGGCCGGCTTCCGGTCGGTCGAGAAGGACAAGCGGGACCTCTTCCGTTCGATCCAGGCCGGCCGGCTGCAGACCTTCCGGATGCTGACCCTCCCGGCCGCCATGCCGTTCCTGTTCGCCGCGTTGGAGGTCGGCATCGTCTACTCCATCATCTCGGCGATCGTCGGCGAGTTCGTCGGCGCCCAACGGGGACTCGGCGTCCAGCTGCTCAACGCCAACAACAACCTCGCCACCGCCGCCGTCTTCGCGATCCTGCTCAACCTCGCGATCCTCGGCCTGATCGCGCTGTACGGGCTGCGGGCGATCCGCAAGCGCGTGTTGTTCTGGGAAGGTGGGCGGTGA
- a CDS encoding ABC transporter ATP-binding protein, with amino-acid sequence MATTTPAVQTSQPIQIRDVSKVYEAADSTSVHALDRISLDVRPGEFVAIVGPSGCGKSTLLRIVAGLDDATDGAVLIDGVNVDKPTANAGFVFQAAVLLPWRSVLANVTLPLVVKRKAGREATERARGLLESFGLGGFENKYPGELSGGMQQRVAIARALVSDPVLLLMDEPFGALDALTREQLNVDLSQLTHESRKTTLFVTHSISEAVLLADRVVVFGARPGRILADIEVPFDKPRTMAITETPEFASLTAQVRHVLVDGSDLTASTTGATS; translated from the coding sequence ATGGCGACGACGACCCCCGCCGTCCAGACTTCGCAGCCCATCCAGATCCGGGATGTCTCCAAGGTCTACGAGGCAGCCGACTCAACCTCAGTGCACGCGCTGGATCGCATCTCGCTCGATGTGCGTCCGGGTGAGTTCGTGGCGATCGTCGGTCCGAGCGGATGCGGCAAGAGCACGTTGCTGCGGATCGTGGCCGGCCTGGACGACGCGACCGACGGCGCGGTCCTCATCGACGGCGTGAACGTCGACAAGCCGACGGCGAACGCCGGCTTCGTCTTCCAGGCCGCCGTGCTGCTGCCGTGGCGATCGGTGCTCGCCAACGTGACACTGCCGTTGGTGGTGAAGCGGAAGGCCGGCCGCGAGGCGACCGAGCGGGCCCGCGGCCTGCTGGAGTCCTTCGGGCTCGGCGGTTTCGAGAACAAGTACCCCGGTGAGCTCTCCGGTGGCATGCAGCAACGCGTCGCCATCGCCCGCGCATTGGTCTCCGACCCGGTCCTGTTGCTGATGGACGAGCCCTTCGGCGCCCTCGACGCGCTCACCCGCGAGCAGCTCAACGTGGACCTGTCCCAGCTCACCCACGAGAGCCGGAAGACAACGCTGTTCGTCACCCACAGCATCTCGGAGGCCGTCCTGCTGGCCGACCGGGTGGTGGTCTTCGGCGCCCGCCCCGGTCGCATCCTGGCCGACATCGAGGTGCCCTTCGACAAGCCACGCACGATGGCGATCACCGAGACTCCCGAGTTCGCCTCGCTCACGGCCCAGGTGCGGCACGTGCTCGTGGACGGATCCGACCTGACCGCATCGACGACTGGAGCGACGTCGTGA
- a CDS encoding aminopeptidase: MKTRRCESNTGRSQECLMDLGRLRLSSVADQIVRSCVAVAPGEQVAVVADLASDFAVVEALTAAVLAARGEPTVVVMPPRQQAGDKATAVVRAALAGADVILAPTTTALGFNEEFNDALQRGARGLVLTGIRGENLVAGAALANYDEVNAVTSRLADLAEAGATMRVTSDHGSELTASIRGVRVGRGASFAREPGQVSGFPSGECWLTPAEGSANGVLVADGSAHMLGRLDQPLAVRFENGWATDVTGGAQAADLVKIIDAAENGRHLGELSIGTNAMARFTGNITEDKKGIGRVHFALGHSVVGSGGPPSPIHIDLLILQPNVWIDDTPVVEHGRVCV, encoded by the coding sequence ATGAAGACACGCCGCTGTGAAAGCAACACCGGTCGAAGTCAGGAGTGCTTGATGGATCTGGGGCGATTGAGGCTCAGTTCGGTTGCGGACCAGATCGTCCGGTCGTGTGTGGCCGTGGCACCCGGCGAGCAGGTCGCCGTGGTCGCGGACCTGGCCTCGGACTTCGCCGTCGTCGAAGCCCTCACGGCGGCGGTCCTCGCGGCCCGCGGCGAGCCGACCGTCGTGGTCATGCCACCGCGGCAACAGGCGGGGGACAAGGCGACCGCCGTGGTGCGCGCCGCGCTCGCCGGCGCCGACGTCATTCTCGCCCCCACCACCACGGCGCTGGGCTTCAACGAGGAATTCAACGACGCGCTGCAACGCGGCGCACGCGGTCTCGTCCTCACCGGCATCCGCGGCGAGAATCTGGTCGCCGGTGCCGCGCTCGCGAACTACGACGAGGTCAACGCCGTCACCAGCCGGCTGGCCGACCTGGCCGAGGCGGGCGCCACCATGCGGGTCACAAGCGACCACGGCTCCGAACTGACCGCGTCGATCCGGGGCGTACGGGTCGGCCGCGGGGCGTCCTTCGCGCGTGAGCCCGGCCAGGTCTCGGGCTTCCCCAGCGGCGAGTGCTGGCTGACCCCGGCGGAGGGGTCGGCGAACGGCGTCCTCGTCGCGGACGGCAGCGCGCACATGCTGGGCCGGCTGGACCAGCCGCTCGCGGTGCGGTTCGAGAACGGGTGGGCGACGGACGTCACGGGCGGCGCGCAGGCCGCCGACCTCGTGAAGATCATCGATGCTGCCGAGAACGGTCGGCATCTGGGTGAGCTGAGCATCGGCACGAACGCGATGGCGCGCTTCACCGGAAACATCACCGAAGACAAGAAGGGGATCGGCCGGGTGCACTTCGCGCTCGGCCACAGCGTTGTGGGCTCCGGCGGACCACCCAGTCCCATCCACATCGACCTTCTCATCCTGCAGCCCAACGTCTGGATCGACGACACACCTGTCGTCGAGCACGGCCGGGTCTGCGTATAG
- a CDS encoding cyclase family protein: MDLSHPYRVGMPQSPNHPPFRLALERRHGDLVRGDGASAANELIVIGGHVGTHVDALAHVSKDGRVHGGQSAHALQSNRGFAHLGIDEFEPYVGRAVLLDVTAVHGVASLPPGYEVTVDDLERAQRDAAVEIEPGEVILVGTGWSRNWGDKALFTGQELGAPGPGPAAAHWLAEHRPRAVGAETIAFEHIPAGDGHALLPVHSMLLVERGVNIVETMNLAPLIDLGVTEFGLVLNPLNVVGATGGPVRPLAVVPA, translated from the coding sequence GTGGACCTCTCGCATCCGTACCGGGTCGGCATGCCACAGTCGCCGAACCATCCGCCGTTCCGGCTGGCGCTCGAGCGCCGCCACGGTGACCTCGTCCGCGGCGACGGTGCCTCGGCGGCCAACGAACTCATCGTCATCGGCGGCCACGTCGGCACCCACGTCGACGCTCTGGCCCACGTCTCCAAGGACGGACGTGTGCACGGCGGCCAGTCGGCACACGCGTTGCAGAGCAACAGGGGATTCGCGCACCTGGGGATCGACGAGTTCGAGCCGTACGTGGGACGTGCCGTCCTGCTCGACGTCACCGCCGTACACGGCGTCGCCAGCCTCCCGCCCGGGTACGAGGTCACCGTCGACGATCTCGAACGCGCGCAGCGGGACGCCGCGGTCGAGATCGAGCCCGGCGAGGTGATTCTCGTCGGCACCGGCTGGTCGCGGAACTGGGGCGACAAGGCGTTGTTCACCGGTCAGGAGTTGGGCGCCCCCGGCCCCGGACCGGCCGCCGCGCACTGGCTCGCCGAGCACCGCCCCCGGGCCGTCGGCGCCGAGACGATCGCCTTCGAGCACATCCCGGCCGGAGACGGCCACGCCCTGCTGCCGGTGCACTCCATGCTCCTCGTGGAGCGGGGCGTCAACATCGTGGAGACGATGAACCTGGCCCCGTTGATCGACCTGGGGGTGACCGAGTTCGGCCTGGTCCTGAACCCGCTCAACGTCGTCGGCGCGACCGGCGGGCCGGTTCGGCCGCTGGCGGTGGTCCCCGCATGA